One window of the Eucalyptus grandis isolate ANBG69807.140 chromosome 8, ASM1654582v1, whole genome shotgun sequence genome contains the following:
- the LOC104414567 gene encoding DNA repair protein XRCC4 yields METPRHSCLKLVLPNPNEPKKTEPIFVKATWFDTRFDLSITDGLDAWVCQASEEEVIERAAQWDQPVSEYIELAERYLGFQQPGSVYKFTDAGDGNRRLSWTFEKEGTKLEWRWKCRPSPDRKSATSGILDFLMDANIRLSEEVVSKTKSFDRLKVEAEKCLAQSEKFNNEKMEFESAIYAKFLGVLNTKKAKLRELRDQLAKQDAAGKFAQEDEESAEKTETFDDEMSDDAESKEETADAGTSKAVPRSNARGRKRITRK; encoded by the exons ATGGAAACCCCAAGGCACAGTTGCCTAAAGCTCGTACTCCCGAACCCCAACGAACCCAAGAAGACCGAGCCCATCTTCGTCAAGGCCACATGGTTCGATACCCGCTTCGACCTCTCCATCACCGACGGCCTCGATGCTTGGGTTTGCCAAG CATCTGAAGAGGAAGTGATAGAAAGAGCGGCTCAGTGGGATCAGCCCGTCTCCGAGTACATTGAATTGGCCGAGCGTTATTTGGGGTTTCAACAGCCTGGTTCGGTTTATAAGTTCACTGATGCTGGTGATGGGAATAGAAGA TTATCATGGACGTTTGAGAAAGAAGGGACCAAACTAGAGTGGCGATGGAAGTGTCGACCTTCACCTGACCGTAAGAGCGCTACTTCAGGAATCTTGGACTTTCTTATGGATGCCAACATAAGATTAAGT GAAGAAGTTGTGAGTAAAACTAAATCGTTTGATAGGCTGAAAGTGGAAGCCGAGAAATGTCTAGCGCAAAGTGAGAAATTCAACAATGAGAAGATGGAGTTTGAGTCTGCAATCTATGCAAAG TTTCTTGGTGTCTTGAAcacaaagaaagcaaaactTAGAGAACTTCGTGATCAGCTCGCCAAGCAGGATGCCGCTGGGAAATTTGcacaagaagatgaagagtCTGCAGAAAAGACAGAGACTTTTGATGATGAAATGAGTGATGATGCAGAAAGCAAGGAAGAAACTGCGGATGCAGGAACATCAAAGGCTGTGCCAAGGAGCAATGCCCGAGGGAGGAAAAGGATTACACGGAAGTAG
- the LOC104414568 gene encoding ureidoglycolate hydrolase, giving the protein MGLLRSSPSLSLVCLLLLLPLLLFLSSVAAVLGRAEEDDPTIRTMEEFSGYPFRESPSWAEADSLFSLSVESENLQKQIDELASFSDTPAPSVTRILYTDKDVTARRYVKNLMGLAGLSVREDAVGNIFGRWEGLEPELPAVATGSHMDAIPYSGKYDGVVGVLGAIEAINVLRRLGFKPKRSLEIIVFTSEEPTRFGISCLGSRLMAGSEALLKALETTIDNQNISFVDAAKSAGYAQDPVDITSVFLKKGAYAGFVELHIEQGPILEEEGVSIGIVTAIAAPASIKVDFEGSGGHAGAVLMPYRNDAGLAAAELALAVEKHVLESGSIDTVGTVGILQLHPGAINSIPSKSHLEIDTRDIDEERRNVVMEKIRQSAIRIAKDRGVKLAEFKIVNQDPPALSDESVIRAMESASKDLKLSHKLMISRAYHDSLFMARVSPMGMIFIPCYKGYSHKPEEHSSIQDITNGVKVLALTLAKLSLK; this is encoded by the exons ATGGGTCTGCTGAGGTCATCTCCTTCGCTTTCGCTCGTGtgtctgctgctgctgctgccgctgctgctgtTCCTCTCCTCGGTCGCTGCGGTCTTGGGTCGCGCTGAGGAGGACGACCCGACAATCAGAACGATGGAGGAGTTCTCGGGGTACCCGTTTCGCGAATCGCCTTCCTGGGCGGAAGCggattctctcttttccttgtcCGTCGAAAGCGAAAATCTTCAAAAGCAG ATTGACGAGCTTGCGAGTTTCTCCGATACGCCGGCTCCATCGGTGACGAGGATCCTTTACACTGACAAGGATGTGACGGCCCGCAG GTACGTCAAGAATTTGATGGGACTTGCTGGTTTGTCTGTTAGAGAGGATGCTGTGGGTAACATATTCGGCCGATG GGAAGGCCTTGAACCAGAGCTTCCTGCCGTCGCTACAGGTTCTCACATGGATGCAATTCCTTACTCCGGAAAGTATGATGGAGTTGTTGGTGTTCTGGGAGCCATAGAGGCCATTAACGTACTAAGAAG GTTAGGCTTCAAGCCGAAAAGATCACTGGAGATTATAGTGTTCACTTCAGAAGAACCTACACGATTTGGAATCAGTTGTTTGGGAAG CCGCTTAATGGCGGGGAGTGAGGCACTCCTGAAGGCACTGGAAACAACAATCGACAATCAAAATATATCCTTTGTAGACGCTGCCAAATCTGCTGGTTATGCGCAAGATCCAGTGGATATAACAAGCGTATTTTTAAAGAAAGGAGCTTATGCTGGTTTCGTGGAGTTGCACATAGAGCAGGGCCCTATTCTTGAAGAGGAAG GTGTATCTATTGGCATAGTAACTGCTATTGCTGCTCCCGCAAGCATAAAAGTAGACTTTGAAGGAAGTGGGGGACATGCAGGTGCTGTGCTGATGCCGTACAG AAATGATGCTGGACTGGCAGCGGCGGAGCTGGCTCTAGCTGTTGAAAAGCATGTTTTAGAATCTGGATCCATAGATACTGTTGGGACAGTGG GTATCCTGCAACTGCATCCCGGAGCAATCAACAGCATCCCCAGCAAATCGCACCTGGAAATAG ATACTCGTGACAttgatgaagaaagaagaaatgttgTAATGGAGAAGATACGTCAATCTGCTATTAGGATTGCCAAAGACCGTGGTGTCAAGCTTGCTGAGTTTAAGATTGTCAATCAGGATCCACCAGCTCTTTCTGATGAATCGGTAATTAGGGCAATGGAATCTGCATCAAAGGATCTGAAGCTCTCTCACAAGTTAATGATCAGTAGAGCTTATCATGATTCGCTGTTTATGGCCAG GGTTTCTCCAATGGGCATGATATTTATTCCCTGCTACAAAG GATACAGTCACAAACCTGAAGAGCATTCTTCCATTCAGGACATAACCAATGGGGTTAAGGTACTAGCCTTGACCCTTGCGAAGCTGTCACTCAAATGA
- the LOC104417259 gene encoding pentatricopeptide repeat-containing protein At1g64583, mitochondrial-like encodes MVEHGMAADLITYSSLIHALCQAGRWTEANRMLHLLTEDGISPDVVTFSILIDGLCKTGKVIEAGAVQKGVEPNAYTYSILINGLSLAGRLDDAAKIFHLIEDKGMNHDVVAYEIMINGTELSTYQVVLDCLCKTGHIDQAMDLYRSLNNAGFEPSVEVFNILIDGFCRAGKIKAVACSRACQRRAWFPML; translated from the exons atggtTGAGCATGGTATGGCAGCTGATTTGATCACGTACAGCTCTTTAATCCATGCACTCTGCCAAGCTGGACGATGGACTGAAGCCAACAGAATGCTTCATCTACTGACAGAGGATGGTATTTCGCCTGATGTCGTCACTTTCAGCATCTTGATAGACGGTCTGTGCAAAACTGGCAAAGTAATTGAAGCAGGTGCAGTACAGAAAGGCGTGGAACCTAATGCATACACCTACAGCATCCTCATAAATGGTTTATCTTTGGCGGGTAGGCTGGATGATGCAGCGAAGATTTTCCATCTAATTGAAGATAAGGGCATGAATCATGATGTTGTCGCCTACGAAATAATGATTAATGG CACAGAGCTGTCTACTTACCAGGTCGTGCTGGATTGTCTCTGTAAAACTGGACACATCGACCAGGCAATGGATCTGTATCGGTCCCTCAACAATGCTGGATTTGAACCGTCGGTCGAGGTGTTCAACATTCTGATCGATGGGTTTTGTAGAGCCGGTAAAATCAAGGCAGTAGCTTGTTCGAGAGCATGTCAGAGAAGGGCTTGGTTCCCAATGTTGTAA